From a region of the Arvicanthis niloticus isolate mArvNil1 chromosome 6, mArvNil1.pat.X, whole genome shotgun sequence genome:
- the LOC117710390 gene encoding sperm motility kinase 1-like, translating into MCGPKDELTAEPTPAYESLGAQYDIVRTIGQGSYAQVKLANHRLTGTAVAIKVLLKEKIHYYLISTEVGIMKRMNHPNIVSLHQIIETEKNVFLILELVDGYELTDWIEQSGFLHEDLAQNIFRQIVHAMCYCHDIGVVHQDLKPDNIMVDSTGKVKIVDFGLGALVEPGMKLSRFCGPFQFSAPEFFLEQPYDGTKVDTWNLGIILYFMVTGALPFQGATYEELESQVLLGQYAIPHHLSKELQGIIQLLLTVNPLERPALKDIMEHPWLKKEEPSSSSHSDKMDPSHLDPEIMAVMADMGFDPREVQKSFTNKLYNEPMAIYSLLQCQARQQDDYTSQPEPVKPGVTPFPTLTDPTTFPCYQKRMTNPPAIRVFLSLSSKTDSSENKEQVGQRLRRTATEPVMLPHCPQKSMFTFDEDSVSTGTQHNLSMNSIRGAYRNWKKWTRRIGESLLQLCCCVPRRKRRVVPQREA; encoded by the coding sequence ATGTGTGGTCCAAAGGATGAGTTGACAGCAGAGCCCACCCCTGCATATGAGAGCCTCGGGGCCCAGTATGACATTGTAAGGACCATAGGCCAGGGAAGCTACGCCCAAGTGAAACTGGCCAACCACCGGCTCACGGGCACAGCCGTGGCGATAAAAGTCCTGCTAAAGGAGAAAATACACTACTACCTAATTAGTACGGAAGTGGGGATAATGAAGAGGATGAACCATCCCAACATCGTTTCTCTGCACCAAATCATTGAAACCGAGAAGAATGTCTTTCTGATCCTGGAACTGGTTGATGGATATGAGCTAACTGACTGGATCGAGCAATCTGGCTTCCTACATGAGGACCTAGCCCAGAATATATTCAGGCAAATCGTTCATGCCATGTGCTACTGCCATGACATCGGTGTAGTTCACCAAGATCTCAAGCCAGACAATATCATGGTTGATTCTACAGGCAAAGTCAAAATTGTAGACTTTGGGCTGGGTGCCTTAGTCGAGCCTGGAATGAAGCTGTCTAGGTTTTGTGGTCCCTTTCAATTTTCTGCCCCGGAATTCTTCCTGGAACAACCATACGATGGCACCAAAGTTGACACATGGAACTTAGGCatcattctgtattttatggtaACCGGAGCCCTGCCATTTCAAGGTGCTACCTATGAAGAACTTGAAAGCCAGGTTTTACTAGGACAATATGCTATTCCCCACCACCTCTCAAAAGAGCTACAAGGGATTATCCAGTTACTTCTAACCGTAAACCCTCTAGAAAGACCAGCACTGAAGGACATCATGGAACACCCATGGCTTAAGAAAGAAGAGCCAAGTTCATCAAGTCACTCTGATAAGATGGACCCTAGCCACCTGGACCCTGAAATCATGGCGGTCATGGCAGATATGGGGTTCGACCCACGTGAGGTCCAGAAATCTTTCACTAATAAGCTGTATAATGAACCTATGGCAATTTACAGCCTACTACAATGCCAGGCACGCCAGCAGGATGACTACACCAGCCAGCCTGAACCAGTGAAACCAGGAGTAACACCTTTCCCCACTCTCACAGATCCTACCACCTTCCCTTGTTACCAAAAGAGGATGACTAATCCACCAGCCATTCGAGTCTTTCTTTCATTATCTTCAAAAACTGACTCTTCTGAGAACAAAGAGCAGGTAGGGCAGAGGCTAAGAAGAACTGCCACTGAACCTGTAATGCTGCCCCACTGCCCACAGAAAAGTATGTTCACTTTTGATGAGGACAGTGTCTCCACAGGGACACAGCACAATCTGAGTATGAACTCAATCCGAGGTGCATACAGGAACTGGAAGAAGTGGACAAGGAGGATTGGGGAAAGTTTATTACAACTCTGCTGCTGTGTGCCACGCAGGAAGAGAAGAGTGGTGCCCCAAAGGGAGGCATAG